The following proteins are co-located in the Solanum pennellii chromosome 8, SPENNV200 genome:
- the LOC107027036 gene encoding pentatricopeptide repeat-containing protein At3g29230-like: protein MAVRFKHVKQSVSLSSEYVNKFIKTQINLSKPTPKLWSDHDDVQSFDPYNNGVHSTLTLSHPILRILDSCTPKLRQFNQVHAQLIVSGIFQHPLAAGRVMMKLCSSQSTFPHAVKIFENLEYPDAFICNTVMKCYVNFDDPEKGLVFYSDQMVKNGIFQNHYTFPILVKACADLGRVREGEMVHAHVVKCGFELDLYTRNVLIHMYSVCCRIHDARKVFDLSSDLDLVTWNTMIDGYVKNGEVNLARYVFDVMPERDVFSWNSMLSGYVGIGDMEAAKLLFQEMPLRDTVSWNCLLDGYSRTGNVVAAHALFDQMDNRNVVSWTTLMALYVRLKDYTGCLGLFDIMMQGRDIQPNEAILMSVLTACAHLGRLDRGKWIHSYIRYSGRIKPDMLLSTALLTMYAKCGEMDLAKEVFAGMPEKSVVSWNSMIMGYGTHGYGEEALETFLEMEKSGVRPNGATFICVLSACTHSGMVLEGWWYFDVMTRVDRIEPKVEHYGCMIDLLGRAGLMRDSEDLIKNMPMDSGPALWGALLSACKTHSNLELGEIIAKRLIERDPEDIGSYVLLSNIYAAQERWDDVEQVRKTMVVNGIRKEAGSSLVQFANSDMSCFPENISVHKRVMMSSMLSEMGAQIKCQSET from the coding sequence ATGGCGGTTAGATTCAAACATGTGAAGCAGTCCGTCTCCCTTTCTTCAGAATACGTTAACAAGTTCATCAAAACCCAAATTAACCTTTCAAAACCCACTCCAAAACTCTGGTCTGATCATGATGATGTTCAATCTTTTGACCCATACAACAATGGTGTACATAGTACATTGACATTGAGCCACCCCATTTTGCGAATTTTAGATTCTTGCACCCCGAAATTGAGACAATTTAATCAAGTTCATGCCCAGCTCATTGTTTCAGGTATCTTTCAACACCCTTTAGCTGCAGGTCGAGTTATGATGAAGCTTTGTTCTTCACAATCCACTTTTCCTCATGCTGTAAAGATTTTTGAGAATCTTGAATACCCAGATGCTTTTATTTGTAATACagttatgaaatgttatgtgaATTTCGATGACCCGGAAAAGGGTTTGGTGTTTTATTCTGATCAGATGGTTAAAAATGGGATCTTTCAGAATCATTATACGTTTCCTATATTGGTTAAGGCTTGTGCTGATTTGGGTAGGGTAAGAGAAGGGGAAATGGTTCATGCCCATGTAGTGAAATGTGGGTTTGAGTTGGATTTGTATACTAGGAATGTTTTGATTCATATGTATTCAGTGTGTTGCCGTATTCATGATGCAAGGAAGGTGTTTGATTTAAGTTCTGACTTAGATTTGGTGACTTGGAACACAATGATTGACGGGTACGTGAAAAATGGAGAAGTGAATCTTGCGCGTTATGTTTTTGATGTAATGCCTGAAAGGGATGTTTTTAGCTGGAATTCCATGTTATCTGGATATGTGGGGATCGGAGATATGGAGGCTGCAAAGTTGCTGTTCCAGGAGATGCCTTTGAGGGATACTGTTTCTTGGAATTGTTTGCTTGATGGATATTCTAGGACTGGAAACGTAGTAGCTGCCCATGCTCTGTTTGATCAAATGGATAATCGGAATGTAGTTTCTTGGACTACTTTAATGGCTCTTTATGTGCGGTTGAAGGACTATACAGGATGTTTGGGATTGTTTGATATAATGATGCAAGGAAGAGATATTCAGCCAAATGAGGCTATCCTCATGAGTGTTTTGACTGCTTGTGCACATTTAGGGAGACTTGATCGAGGAAAGTGGATACATTCCTATATAAGGTACAGTGGGAGGATTAAGCCTGACATGTTGCTTTCGACTGCCCTATTGACAATGTATGCTAAGTGCGGTGAGATGGATTTGGCGAAGGAGGTATTTGCTGGGATGCCAGAGAAAAGTGTTGTCTCGTGGAACTCTATGATCATGGGTTATGGAACCCACGGGTACGGCGAGGAAGCACTTGAAACATTCTTGGAGATGGAAAAAAGTGGAGTGAGGCCTAATGGTGCTACGTTCATTTGTGTTTTAAGTGCATGTACTCATTCAGGGATGGTATTAGAAGGATGGTGGTATTTTGATGTGATGACTAGAGTTGATAGGATAGAGCCTAAAGTTGAGCACTACGGTTGCATGATTGATCTTCTTGGGCGGGCTGGTTTGATGAGAGATTCTGAAGACCTCATCAAGAATATGCCTATGGACTCCGGACCTGCATTATGGGGAGCTTTGCTTTCAGCTTGCAAGACCCACTCAAATCTGGAACTTGGTGAGATCATTGCCAAGAGATTAATTGAGAGGGATCCAGAGGATATCGGATCCTATGTGCTTTTATCCAACATATATGCTGCACAAGAGAGATGGGATGATGTGGAGCAGGTAAGAAAAACAATGGTTGTAAACGGGATTAGAAAGGAAGCAGGATCTAGCCTAGTTCAATTTGCAAACTCAGACATGTCATGTTTTCCAGAAAATATTTCAGTTCACAAGAGAGTTATGATGTCTTCCATGTTGAGTGAGATGGGAGCTCAGATAAAATGTCAGAGTGAAACGTGA